Proteins co-encoded in one Haladaptatus sp. ZSTT2 genomic window:
- a CDS encoding DUF1328 family protein, with protein MLELFTPLQAFSGQFLQYALLFFVLAIIASVVGARGIAGITMEIAKIFIAIFIILAIIALIL; from the coding sequence ATGTTGGAGTTATTCACGCCGTTGCAGGCGTTCTCCGGCCAGTTCCTCCAGTATGCCCTGTTGTTCTTCGTGTTGGCGATCATCGCGTCCGTCGTAGGTGCACGCGGTATCGCGGGGATAACGATGGAAATCGCAAAAATCTTCATTGCGATTTTCATCATTCTCGCCATCATCGCGCTCATCCTGTGA